A genomic region of Pseudomonas abietaniphila contains the following coding sequences:
- a CDS encoding MOSC domain-containing protein, which yields MLHLSALYRYPLKSCKAEPLQQASFDALGLTGDRRWMLVDESNGRFFTQRALPQMSQLSVLWNARGGVTLSAPGIEALDVAVPEELEASLRGVTVWRDTLRVPDAGDEAARWVSEFIGKPTRMVHIPEARARWLPSGYGTVEDKVGFADGFPLLLIGQASLDDLSAKIGRPQEMLRFRPNLVVEGAEAFAEDGWKRIRIGGVEFRLLKGCSRCILTTIDPATGERSEDREPLSTLKTYREKEGEVWFGQNMVNDGPGVVEVGMEVEVLE from the coding sequence ATGTTGCATCTCAGTGCGCTGTATCGGTATCCCCTGAAATCCTGCAAGGCCGAACCGTTGCAGCAAGCCAGCTTCGACGCGTTGGGATTGACGGGTGATCGACGCTGGATGCTGGTCGATGAGAGCAATGGTCGGTTCTTCACCCAACGCGCCTTGCCGCAGATGTCCCAACTTTCCGTGCTGTGGAATGCCCGCGGCGGTGTGACGCTGTCGGCACCGGGCATCGAGGCGCTGGATGTCGCGGTGCCTGAAGAGCTGGAAGCCAGCTTGCGCGGTGTGACGGTCTGGCGCGACACGTTGCGTGTGCCCGATGCAGGCGATGAAGCGGCGCGCTGGGTCAGTGAGTTCATCGGCAAGCCGACGCGCATGGTGCATATCCCCGAGGCGCGGGCGCGCTGGCTGCCGTCCGGGTACGGCACGGTCGAGGACAAAGTCGGTTTCGCTGACGGGTTTCCGCTGTTGCTGATCGGTCAGGCGTCGCTGGACGACCTGTCGGCAAAAATTGGCCGGCCTCAGGAGATGCTGCGGTTTCGTCCGAATCTGGTGGTGGAGGGGGCAGAGGCATTCGCGGAGGATGGCTGGAAGCGAATTCGCATCGGTGGCGTGGAGTTTCGTCTGCTCAAAGGGTGTTCGCGTTGCATTCTGACCACGATCGATCCGGCCACTGGCGAGCGCAGTGAGGACCGTGAACCGCTGAGCACACTCAAGACCTATCGCGAGAAAGAAGGCGAGGTCTGGTTTGGTCAGAACATGGTGAATGACGGGCCGGGAGTGGTGGAGGTTGGCATGGAGGTTGAAGTGCTCGAGTGA
- a CDS encoding chemotaxis protein CheV, with translation MAGILDTVDQRTQLVGENRLEILMFRLAGRQLFAINVFKVQEVLQLPKLTLMPQRHPFVCGVVNLRGQTLPVIDLSQAIGMRPLVPGPSSTIIVTEYNRSVQAFLVGGVDRIVNMNWEAILPPPTSAGRQHYLTAISKVDDQLVEIIDVEKVLAEIVPYSAKVSRDKLEDPVLERARGREVLLVDDSNVALSQLRDTLSQLGVKMHVASDGLKALNMLKGWADSGEVMTDKLLMIFTDAEMPEMDGYRLTTEIRHDPRLRGLYVVLHTSLSGSFNESMVKKVGCDNFLSKFQPDKLVDVVRERLMLDH, from the coding sequence ATGGCTGGCATTCTCGACACAGTAGACCAACGAACACAGCTGGTGGGTGAGAACCGCCTGGAAATTCTCATGTTCCGCCTGGCGGGTCGGCAATTGTTCGCAATTAACGTATTCAAGGTGCAGGAAGTGCTGCAATTGCCCAAGTTGACGCTGATGCCGCAGCGCCACCCGTTTGTCTGCGGCGTGGTAAACCTGCGCGGTCAAACCCTTCCTGTGATTGATCTGTCTCAGGCCATCGGCATGCGTCCGCTGGTCCCGGGCCCGTCGAGCACCATCATCGTTACCGAATACAACCGCTCGGTCCAGGCGTTCCTGGTCGGCGGCGTTGACCGCATCGTCAACATGAACTGGGAGGCCATCCTGCCGCCGCCCACCAGTGCAGGGCGCCAGCATTACCTGACGGCCATCAGCAAGGTCGACGACCAATTGGTCGAAATCATCGACGTCGAAAAGGTATTGGCGGAAATCGTCCCTTACAGTGCCAAGGTGTCCCGCGACAAGCTGGAGGACCCGGTTCTGGAGCGTGCCCGTGGTCGTGAAGTGCTGCTGGTCGATGACTCTAACGTGGCGCTTTCGCAACTGCGTGACACCTTGTCCCAGCTTGGCGTGAAGATGCACGTGGCCAGCGACGGACTCAAGGCACTCAATATGCTCAAGGGCTGGGCCGACAGCGGCGAGGTCATGACCGACAAGTTGCTCATGATCTTCACCGATGCGGAAATGCCGGAAATGGATGGTTACCGGTTAACCACCGAAATACGCCACGACCCACGTCTGCGGGGTCTGTACGTGGTCTTGCATACCTCGTTGTCCGGCAGCTTCAACGAATCGATGGTGAAGAAGGTCGGTTGCGACAACTTCCTCTCCAAATTCCAGCCGGACAAGCTGGTGGATGTGGTTCGCGAGCGTCTGATGCTCGACCACTGA
- a CDS encoding sensor histidine kinase encodes MASSAMHVSNKTFTLWPMSANTAFRWVAIVCLGITVCNVAAFFLDDGLSSALALINVLALLGICYCVSRPSKTIQFQPQELADHMLQVQETERHRLSRELHDDIGQMLTAAKLQSDWLQRRAPEDLHPHCAMLNNILDETLAKVRDVSAILNPRQLTSLGLEASLRAHLLRTLADTPVLWSLECHQRLAGIPEEMAVAAFRITQEAVTNMLRHAQAKNLLVRIQRRPEGLALNISDDGLGFSPADNPGQQGQRGMAGMVERATLLGGHLTVESAPGHGTHIQALFPWAPRARERADISKHS; translated from the coding sequence ATGGCTTCATCCGCTATGCATGTCAGCAACAAGACCTTCACGTTATGGCCTATGAGCGCCAACACCGCATTTCGATGGGTAGCGATAGTCTGTCTCGGGATAACCGTGTGCAATGTCGCCGCTTTTTTTCTCGACGATGGCCTGTCATCCGCGCTGGCGCTGATTAATGTGCTCGCCTTGCTGGGCATCTGTTATTGCGTGAGTCGCCCCAGCAAGACCATACAGTTCCAGCCTCAGGAGCTGGCCGATCACATGCTGCAGGTCCAGGAAACGGAGCGTCATCGCCTGAGCCGTGAGCTGCACGACGATATCGGCCAGATGCTGACCGCCGCCAAACTGCAAAGTGACTGGCTGCAACGTCGAGCTCCCGAAGACCTGCATCCCCACTGCGCAATGCTCAACAACATTCTCGACGAAACGCTGGCCAAGGTACGAGATGTGTCGGCCATCCTGAATCCACGACAGCTGACAAGCCTGGGGCTCGAAGCCAGCCTGCGTGCACACCTGCTGCGCACGCTGGCGGACACTCCGGTGCTCTGGAGCCTGGAGTGTCACCAGCGGCTGGCGGGCATTCCTGAGGAAATGGCCGTGGCGGCCTTTCGCATCACTCAGGAAGCGGTCACCAACATGCTGCGTCACGCGCAAGCGAAGAACCTGCTGGTGCGCATCCAACGTCGTCCCGAAGGTCTGGCACTGAACATTTCCGATGACGGGCTGGGATTTTCGCCCGCCGACAATCCGGGTCAGCAAGGGCAACGCGGCATGGCGGGCATGGTCGAGCGGGCTACTCTGCTTGGCGGCCATCTCACCGTGGAAAGCGCGCCAGGCCATGGCACACACATTCAAGCCTTGTTTCCCTGGGCACCCCGCGCTCGGGAACGCGCCGACATAAGTAAGCACTCATGA
- a CDS encoding response regulator transcription factor gives MICNLLLVDDHALIRAGVRALVSDIPGYQVIGEAADGDHLLEMTLELKPDIILLDISMKDSNGLDALERLHKALPDSKVLILSMHTEPQMIMRALEAGAHGYLLKDATGTEIEQALEALRNDERYLSPAIAHTVINQALVSAQSNKVEPVENHNLTARQLEILRLIVRGKSTREIANGLNLSVKTVETHRSQIMKRLQIYDVAGLVLFCVREQIISLDD, from the coding sequence ATGATCTGCAATCTTCTTCTGGTCGACGACCACGCTCTGATTCGTGCAGGTGTTCGCGCACTGGTTTCCGACATCCCCGGCTATCAGGTCATCGGCGAAGCCGCCGATGGCGATCATTTGCTGGAGATGACACTGGAATTGAAGCCGGACATCATCCTGCTCGACATTTCAATGAAGGACAGTAACGGACTGGACGCGCTGGAGCGGCTTCACAAAGCCCTGCCGGACAGCAAGGTGCTGATCCTCTCCATGCACACCGAACCGCAGATGATCATGCGGGCGCTGGAGGCCGGCGCGCACGGTTACCTGCTCAAGGACGCCACCGGCACCGAGATCGAGCAGGCCCTGGAAGCGTTGCGTAACGATGAACGCTACCTCAGCCCCGCCATCGCACACACCGTGATCAACCAGGCATTGGTCAGTGCTCAGTCGAACAAAGTGGAGCCGGTCGAGAACCACAACCTCACGGCACGCCAGCTGGAAATCCTGCGCCTGATCGTACGCGGCAAATCGACCCGGGAAATCGCGAACGGCCTGAACCTCAGCGTCAAGACCGTTGAAACCCACCGCTCGCAGATCATGAAGCGACTGCAGATCTACGACGTGGCGGGCCTGGTGTTGTTCTGCGTGAGAGAGCAGATCATCAGCCTGGACGACTGA
- the yegS gene encoding lipid kinase YegS, whose translation MTERRALLILHGKQALNDDVRDAVNRKRKHGWELDVRLTWEGGDAQRLVAEALAAGHTQIIAGGGDGTLRDVAEALALADSDASLTILPLGTANDFARSAGVPLEIERALDLLDVPARPVDMGAVDGQMFLNMATGGFGSQVTANTSEDLKKVLGGAAYLFTGLSRFSELKAAYGELIGPDFHWRGDLLALGIGNGRQAGGGHPLCPNALADDGLLDISILPAPQEIVSTLKSLLEGGLGIDNLFVRARLPWVELKSAEGLDINLDGEPLRGENLRFEARPGALRIHLPAHSPLLGQSKRIG comes from the coding sequence ATGACGGAGCGCAGGGCACTCTTGATTCTTCATGGCAAACAGGCGCTCAACGACGACGTTCGCGATGCCGTTAACCGTAAACGCAAGCATGGCTGGGAACTGGACGTACGACTGACGTGGGAAGGCGGCGATGCGCAGCGTCTGGTTGCAGAAGCGCTGGCGGCCGGACACACGCAGATCATTGCGGGCGGCGGTGACGGGACGCTGCGCGATGTCGCCGAGGCGCTGGCATTGGCGGACAGCGACGCGAGTCTGACGATACTGCCATTGGGCACTGCCAATGATTTCGCCCGTTCTGCAGGCGTCCCGCTGGAAATCGAACGTGCACTCGACTTGCTGGATGTACCGGCGCGGCCGGTCGACATGGGCGCTGTCGACGGCCAGATGTTCCTCAACATGGCCACGGGAGGATTTGGCAGTCAGGTCACCGCCAACACCTCGGAAGACCTGAAAAAGGTGCTGGGCGGCGCGGCGTACCTGTTCACGGGACTGTCGCGTTTCAGTGAGTTGAAAGCTGCTTACGGCGAATTGATCGGTCCGGACTTCCATTGGCGCGGCGACCTGCTCGCGCTGGGGATTGGCAATGGTCGACAGGCGGGTGGCGGGCATCCGTTGTGCCCCAACGCCTTAGCGGACGATGGCCTGCTCGACATCAGCATTCTGCCGGCGCCACAGGAAATTGTCAGTACGCTCAAGAGCTTGCTGGAGGGTGGGTTGGGGATCGACAACCTGTTCGTTCGCGCACGCTTGCCGTGGGTTGAGCTGAAGTCCGCCGAGGGCCTGGACATCAATCTGGACGGTGAGCCTCTGCGCGGCGAAAACCTGCGTTTCGAGGCGCGTCCCGGGGCCTTGCGCATTCACTTGCCCGCGCATTCGCCGCTGCTGGGGCAGTCGAAGCGGATTGGGTAA